GGCAGAAATCACCGACGGACTAGTTCGTTATTCGGTAGGAATTGAAGACGTTGAAGATTTAATTCAGGATTTAGACCAGGCTTTAGCAAAAATTTAACAAGAATAAATTCCAAATCTCAATCCGCCTCGGCGGAACAAATTCCAATTTAAAAAGGAATAATAATTAAGATTTAGCAAAAACAACCCTATGAATTTGATTCAAGAATTACAGTGGAGAGGCATGGTTCAGGATATAATGCCGGGAACAGAAGAAAAACTTTTAAAAGAAAAAACCATAGGTTATATTGGTTTTGATCCCACAGCTGATTCACTTCACATAGGAAGTTTAGTACAAATAATTTTACTTATGCACCTTCAAAGAGCCGGTCACCAGCCGGTTGCTTTGGTTGGTGGTGCAACAGGAATGGTTGGTGATCCATCCGGAAAATCTGAAGAAAGAAACCTGCTTTCTGAAAATATTTTGAAACACAATGTAGAATGTGTTCACAATCAACTAGCAAGATTTCTTGATTTTACTTCTACAACAAATCCTGCAATCATGGCAAATAACTATGATTGGTTTAAGGATATGGGTTTTTTAACTTTCATCAGAGATGTAGGTAAACACATTACAGTTAATTACATGATGTCGAAAGATTCTGTAAAAAAGCGTATGGAAACAGGCATTTCATTTACAGAATTTAGTTACCAGCTTTTACAGGGCTACGATTTTTACTGGCTCTTTAAAAACAAAAATTGTCACCTTCAAATGGGTGGTGCCGACCAATGGGGAAACATGACCACAGGTGCTGAACTTATTCGTAGAATGTGTGGTGGCGAAGCATTTTCGTTTACAACACCATTAATTACAAAAGCAGATGGTGGCAAATTTGGAAAAACAGAAAAAGGTAATATCTGGCTTGATGCAGCAAAAACATCACCTTACGAATTTTATCAATTTTGGGTAAACGTTTCAGACGAAGATGCAGAAAGGTATATTAAAATTTTTACATTCATTTCAAAAGAAGAAATAGACACTTTAATAAATCAACACAGGCTTGAGCCACATATGCGTTTACTTCAAACCAGGCTGGCAAAAGAAGTTACGTGTATGGTTCATTCAGAATCTGATTATAATACTGCTGTTGAAGCATCGCAAATACTTTTTGGAAAAGGCACAAAAGAAATGCTTGAAAAAATGGATGAAAATTTATTTTTATCAGTTTTTGATGGTGTACCACAATTTAATATTTCTAAATCAGAACTTGAACAGGGAATTTTGATTACAGATTTACTCGCAGTTAAAACACAGGTTTTTCCAAGTAAAGGCGAGGCAAGAAAAATGATTCAGGCAGGTGGATTAAGCATTAATAAAGAAAAAGTAGGCGAAGATATTAATCTAAATTCAGCCGGTTTACTTAATGGAAAATTCTTGCTAATTCAAAAAGGAAAAAAGAATTATTTTATTTTAAAAGCAGAATAAAATACAGAAAGTAATCTTATTCTTCGTCCCTGTTTTTAATAATTTGAAACATCCCTTTTAAATCAATGAGTTTTAAAGCAAACGCTGCTAAAATTCCGGTAACTCCAATTAATACAAATCCAGTAAACCAACTTTCGAAAGTGTTTTTGAAAAGAATTCCTATTCCTGTAACACCAACCACAAAAACAGAAAGAATAAATATAAATGTATAATTTGCCTTAAATTGAAATGCCTTATTTGCAATAAGTATTTGAATAATAGCAGTAAGAGATTGAGTGGTTAGACTTGCCACTGCAGAACCAAGTGCCTGAAATCTGGGAATCAGAATAATGTTTAAAATTATATTTAATACCATTGCCGAAGCAGCCATTATATTTAATTGCTTAAAACTTCCATTAGCCGTAAGCAAAGTTCCATATATATAAGTTGTTGACATTGCTATTAATCCCGGAATGATAATAGCGAATATCTCTGCAGAATATGATAATCGACTACCATGATATAATAGTTTAATTATTTCTTCTCTGTAAATAATTGCGCCAATTACAAAAACAAGTGCAGGAACAATAATCAACCTATAAGAAAATTGAACTAATTGATGAACCGGATCTTTATGCTTAAGCATTTTAGAAAAAATAGGCAATAAAAGACCTGCAAAAAGATATGCAATCATTGAAGCTGCATCCAAAACTCGGTATGACTGAGCATAAATACCCGCTTCTTCCGCACCATTTGGCAGCATTCTTTCAAGCATAACAGAATCAATTCTGTTATAAAATGCCATTAAAAAAATTAAAAGAGCAAAAGGATAACTTTGCTTTAAAAAAACAACAAAAAAGTGCCAGTCGAAATTTAATTTTAATAAACCCGACTTTCTTAATACCAAAAAGAAAGTAATTACTGCGGTTGTAAGATATGCTGCAGTTTGAGAATAAACAAACCATTCTATTTTAAAAGGAGTAGAGGTTATATGCCCCCAAAGTAAAACACTACAAATTAATATCATTAACAAACGATCAAGTACAGAAATAAAACTATCTGTCTTAAACATGTGCAAACCACTTAAATTTGACCGTAAATAAAGAATAAACGAAAGCAGAAACTGATTTGCAACAAGAAACAGCAACATCTGTATTTGTCTGAAATCATATTTGATAATAAATGCAATTGTTAAGCAAACAATAGTATAAAAAACTGCCAATAAAAATTTTAAAACGATTACGTTAGATAAGTGCTTGTTAAGCAGCTGATTGTTTTGTGCAATGTTTTTATTGTTGTAATTAGTTATTCCTAAATCAAGTAAAATATTTAGAATTAAGCTAAAATTAAAAAGTGCTATATAAAATCCATAATCTCCTGATCCTACAAC
The genomic region above belongs to Bacteroidia bacterium and contains:
- a CDS encoding tyrosine--tRNA ligase; translation: MNLIQELQWRGMVQDIMPGTEEKLLKEKTIGYIGFDPTADSLHIGSLVQIILLMHLQRAGHQPVALVGGATGMVGDPSGKSEERNLLSENILKHNVECVHNQLARFLDFTSTTNPAIMANNYDWFKDMGFLTFIRDVGKHITVNYMMSKDSVKKRMETGISFTEFSYQLLQGYDFYWLFKNKNCHLQMGGADQWGNMTTGAELIRRMCGGEAFSFTTPLITKADGGKFGKTEKGNIWLDAAKTSPYEFYQFWVNVSDEDAERYIKIFTFISKEEIDTLINQHRLEPHMRLLQTRLAKEVTCMVHSESDYNTAVEASQILFGKGTKEMLEKMDENLFLSVFDGVPQFNISKSELEQGILITDLLAVKTQVFPSKGEARKMIQAGGLSINKEKVGEDINLNSAGLLNGKFLLIQKGKKNYFILKAE
- a CDS encoding oligosaccharide flippase family protein, with product MKRLFVTNLGLVLFLNLLVKPFWMFGIDRSVQNVVGSGDYGFYIALFNFSLILNILLDLGITNYNNKNIAQNNQLLNKHLSNVIVLKFLLAVFYTIVCLTIAFIIKYDFRQIQMLLFLVANQFLLSFILYLRSNLSGLHMFKTDSFISVLDRLLMILICSVLLWGHITSTPFKIEWFVYSQTAAYLTTAVITFFLVLRKSGLLKLNFDWHFFVVFLKQSYPFALLIFLMAFYNRIDSVMLERMLPNGAEEAGIYAQSYRVLDAASMIAYLFAGLLLPIFSKMLKHKDPVHQLVQFSYRLIIVPALVFVIGAIIYREEIIKLLYHGSRLSYSAEIFAIIIPGLIAMSTTYIYGTLLTANGSFKQLNIMAASAMVLNIILNIILIPRFQALGSAVASLTTQSLTAIIQILIANKAFQFKANYTFIFILSVFVVGVTGIGILFKNTFESWFTGFVLIGVTGILAAFALKLIDLKGMFQIIKNRDEE